Proteins from a genomic interval of Pseudophryne corroboree isolate aPseCor3 chromosome 4, aPseCor3.hap2, whole genome shotgun sequence:
- the HTR1E gene encoding 5-hydroxytryptamine receptor 1E → MSQNSFTSSMRKMNFTNCTAETIANKSKTVTEKMLISLTLAVITTLTTLLNSAVIIAICTTKKLHQPANYLICSLAVTDFLVAILVMPLSIAYIVMDTWALGYVICEIWLSIDMTCCTCSILHLCVIALDRYWAITDAIEYARKRTVKRAGMMILIVWTISIFISIPPLFWRNHHNISSPSRCIIQHDHVIYTIYSTFGAFYIPLTLILILYYRIYHAAKSLYQKRGSSRHLSNRSNDSQNSFTHCKLTQTFCVSEFSTSDPTMEFEKINACVRTPTLDNDFDFAGDRQQQISSTRERKAARILGLILGAFMISWLPFFIKELAVGLQLCTVSPEVADFLTWLGYVNSLINPLLYTSFNDDFKIAFKKLIRCKEHS, encoded by the coding sequence ATGTCACAAAATTCTTTTACATCTTCAATGAGAAAAATGAATTTTACAAACTGCACAGCAGAAACAATTGCAAACAAATCTAAGACGGTAACCGAAAAAATGTTGATTTCCTTAACATTGGCTGTTATCACTACTTTGACAACACTGTTAAATTCAGCTGTCATTATTGCAATTTGCACAACTAAGAAGTTACACCAACCTGCAAACTATTTAATATGCTCTTTGGCAGTTACTGATTTTCTTGTTGCCATTTTAGTTATGCCTTTAAGCATTGCCTACATAGTTATGGACACTTGGGCCCTCGGTTATGTGATATGTGAAATATGGCTTAGTATTGACATGACCTGCTGTACTTGTTCAATCCTTCACTTATGTGTCATTGCACTTGATCGATATTGGGCAATTACTGATGCTATTGAATATGCCAGGAAAAGAACAGTTAAGCGAGCCGGAATGATGATCCTAATTGTATGGACTATTTCTATTTTCATTTCCATTCCCCCGTTGTTCTGGAGAAATCATCATAACATAAGCAGTCCAAGTAGGTGTATAATCCAACATGACCATGTTATCTACACAATATACTCTACATTTGGCGCATTTTATATCCCTTTGACGTTAATACTTATTTTGTACTATAGAATATACCATGCTGCAAAGAGCCTTTACCAAAAAAGAGGATCAAGTCGACACTTGAGCAACAGGAGCAATGACAGCCAAAATTCATTTACCCACTGCAAACTTACTCAGACGTTCTGTGTGTCTGAATTCTCCACCTCAGATCCCACAATGGAATTTGAGAAGATCAATGCTTGTGTGAGAACCCCAACATTAGACAATGACTTTGACTTTGCTGGTGATCGTCAACAACAGATATCTAGTACAAGAGAGAGGAAGGCAGCCCGCATATTAGGACTTATTTTGGGGGCTTTTATGATAAGTTGGTTGCCTTTTTTCATCAAGGAACTTGCTGTTGGACTCCAGCTCTGCACTGTGTCCCCAGAAGTGGCAGATTTCTTAACGTGGTTGGGTTATGTGAATTCGCTAATTAATCCACTTCTTTACACTAGTTTCAATGATGACTTTAAGATAGCCTTTAAAAAACTAATCAGATGCAAAGAGCACTCATAA